The following are encoded together in the Pseudomonas xantholysinigenes genome:
- a CDS encoding ABC transporter permease subunit has translation MKRFSFSKLMLVLGLLFIYLPMLILVIYSFNASKLVTVWGGWSVKWYVGLLDNTQLMGSVMRSLEIACYTAVAAVALGTLAAFVLTRVTRFKGRTLFGGLVTAPLVMPEVITGLSLLLLFVAMAQMIGWPQERGIVTIWIAHTTFCAAYVAVVVSARLRELDLSIEEAAMDLGAKPWKVFFLITIPMIAPSLAAGGMMSFALSLDDLVLASFVSGPGSTTLPMEVFSAVRLGVKPDINAIASLILLSVSLVTFLVWYFSRQAEERRRRAIQQAIEEGAAANVSQPQVRRPAQATAQA, from the coding sequence ATGAAACGCTTCAGTTTCTCCAAGCTGATGCTGGTGCTCGGCTTGCTGTTCATCTACCTGCCGATGCTGATCCTGGTGATCTACTCGTTCAACGCCTCGAAGCTGGTGACGGTGTGGGGTGGCTGGTCGGTGAAGTGGTACGTCGGCCTGCTCGACAACACCCAGCTGATGGGTTCGGTGATGCGCTCGCTGGAGATCGCCTGCTACACGGCGGTCGCGGCGGTGGCGCTGGGCACCCTGGCGGCCTTCGTGCTGACCCGGGTCACCCGCTTCAAGGGCCGCACCCTGTTCGGTGGCCTGGTCACCGCGCCGCTGGTAATGCCCGAGGTGATCACCGGTCTGTCGCTGTTGCTGCTGTTCGTGGCCATGGCACAGATGATCGGCTGGCCCCAGGAGCGTGGCATCGTCACCATCTGGATCGCCCACACCACGTTCTGCGCCGCCTATGTGGCGGTGGTGGTGTCGGCGCGCCTGCGTGAGCTGGACCTGTCCATCGAAGAAGCCGCCATGGACCTGGGCGCCAAGCCGTGGAAGGTGTTCTTCCTGATCACCATCCCGATGATCGCGCCGTCGCTGGCGGCGGGCGGGATGATGTCGTTCGCCCTGTCGCTGGATGACCTGGTGCTGGCGAGCTTCGTCTCCGGCCCCGGCTCGACCACTCTGCCGATGGAAGTGTTCTCGGCAGTGCGCCTGGGCGTGAAGCCGGACATCAACGCCATTGCCAGTTTGATCCTGCTGTCGGTGTCGCTGGTGACCTTCCTGGTCTGGTACTTCAGCCGCCAGGCCGAAGAGCGTCGCCGCCGGGCGATCCAGCAGGCCATCGAAGAGGGCGCCGCGGCGAACGTCTCGCAGCCGCAAGTACGCCGTCCAGCCCAGGCCACCGCGCAGGCCTGA
- a CDS encoding glutamine synthetase family protein has protein sequence MSTNLDQLTDWLKEHKITEVECLISDLTGITRGKISPTNKFIAEKGMRLPESVLLQTVTGDYVDDDIYYELLDPADIDMICRPDENAVYLVPWAIEPTAQVIHDTYDKKGNPVELSPRNVLKKVLKLYADKGWQPIVAPEMEFYLTKRSEDPDFPLQPPVGRSGRPETGRQSFSIEAANEFDPLFEDVYDWCELQQLDLDTLIHEDGTAQMEINFRHGDALHLADQILVFKRTMREAALKHNVAATFMAKPMTGEPGSAMHLHQSVVDVATGKNIFSNEDGSMSALFLNHIGGLQKFIPEALPLFAPNVNSFRRFLPDTSAPVNVEWGEENRTVGLRVPDAGPQNRRVENRLPGADANPYLAIAASLLCGYIGMVEGIEASAPVQGRGYERRNLRLPLTIEDALERMENSRALEQYLGKKFIAGYVATKRAEHENFKRVISSWEREFLLFAV, from the coding sequence ATGAGTACCAACCTCGACCAGCTCACCGATTGGTTGAAAGAGCACAAGATCACCGAAGTGGAATGCCTGATCAGCGACCTGACCGGCATTACCCGCGGCAAGATCTCGCCCACCAACAAGTTCATCGCCGAGAAGGGCATGCGCCTGCCCGAGAGCGTGCTGCTGCAGACCGTGACCGGCGACTACGTCGACGACGACATCTATTACGAACTGCTCGACCCGGCCGACATCGACATGATCTGCCGCCCCGACGAGAACGCGGTGTACCTCGTGCCCTGGGCCATCGAGCCAACCGCCCAGGTGATCCACGACACCTACGACAAGAAGGGCAACCCGGTCGAGCTGTCGCCGCGCAACGTCCTGAAAAAAGTCCTCAAGCTCTATGCCGACAAGGGCTGGCAGCCGATTGTCGCGCCAGAGATGGAGTTCTACCTGACCAAGCGTAGCGAAGATCCGGACTTCCCGCTGCAGCCGCCGGTGGGCCGTTCCGGGCGTCCGGAAACCGGTCGCCAGTCGTTCTCCATCGAGGCCGCCAACGAATTCGACCCGCTGTTCGAGGATGTCTACGACTGGTGCGAACTGCAGCAACTGGACCTCGACACGCTGATCCATGAGGACGGCACGGCGCAGATGGAGATCAACTTCCGTCACGGCGACGCGCTGCACCTGGCCGACCAGATCCTGGTGTTCAAGCGCACCATGCGCGAGGCCGCGCTCAAGCACAACGTGGCCGCCACCTTCATGGCCAAGCCGATGACCGGCGAGCCGGGCAGCGCCATGCACCTGCACCAGAGCGTGGTCGACGTGGCCACCGGCAAGAACATCTTCAGCAATGAAGACGGCAGCATGAGCGCGCTGTTCCTCAACCATATCGGCGGCCTGCAGAAGTTCATCCCCGAGGCGTTGCCGCTGTTCGCCCCCAACGTCAACTCGTTCCGCCGCTTCCTGCCCGACACCTCGGCGCCGGTGAACGTCGAGTGGGGCGAGGAGAACCGCACCGTCGGCCTGCGCGTGCCGGATGCCGGCCCGCAGAACCGCCGTGTCGAGAACCGCCTGCCGGGCGCCGACGCCAACCCTTACCTGGCCATCGCCGCCAGCTTGCTGTGCGGTTACATCGGCATGGTCGAGGGCATCGAGGCCAGCGCGCCGGTACAGGGCCGTGGTTACGAGCGACGCAACCTGCGCCTGCCGCTGACCATCGAGGACGCCCTCGAGCGCATGGAGAACAGCCGGGCGCTGGAGCAGTACCTGGGCAAGAAATTCATCGCCGGCTACGTCGCCACCAAGCGCGCCGAGCACGAGAACTTCAAACGCGTCATCAGCTCCTGGGAGCGTGAGTTCCTGCTGTTTGCTGTGTGA
- a CDS encoding polyamine ABC transporter substrate-binding protein translates to MKKMGKTLLAAALMGAMATAVQAEDKVLNVYNWSDYIAPDTIAKFEKQSGIKVKYDVFDSNETLEAKLLAGKSGYDIVVPSNNFLAKQIKAGVYDELDRSKLPNWKNLDEDLLKAVGDASDPGNKHAFPYMWGSIGIGYNPEKVKAALGVDKIDSWDVVFKPENIAKLKSCGVSFLDAPTEMLPAALHYLGKPSNSTKKEDLKAAEDLFLSIRPSITYFHSSKYIGDLANGNICLAVGYSGDLEQSKARAHEAGDKVKLDYIIPKEGAGTFYDMVAIPKDAEHKEAAYKFMDFLLQPEVMAEITNAVRFPNGNKAATAFVDKDITSDPSIYPPAEVKKQLYAIAAPEAAAQRVITRSWTKIKSGK, encoded by the coding sequence ATGAAGAAAATGGGCAAGACGCTGCTGGCCGCCGCCCTGATGGGCGCCATGGCCACCGCTGTTCAGGCTGAAGACAAGGTGTTGAACGTCTACAACTGGTCGGACTACATCGCGCCGGACACCATCGCCAAGTTCGAGAAGCAGTCGGGCATCAAGGTCAAGTACGACGTGTTCGACAGCAACGAAACCCTCGAAGCCAAGTTGCTGGCCGGCAAGTCGGGCTACGACATCGTGGTGCCGTCCAACAACTTCCTGGCCAAGCAGATCAAGGCCGGCGTCTATGACGAGCTGGACCGCTCCAAGCTGCCCAACTGGAAGAACCTCGACGAAGACCTGCTCAAGGCCGTCGGCGACGCCAGCGACCCGGGCAACAAGCACGCGTTCCCGTACATGTGGGGCTCCATCGGCATCGGCTACAACCCGGAGAAGGTCAAGGCCGCGCTGGGCGTGGACAAGATCGACTCGTGGGACGTGGTGTTCAAGCCCGAGAACATCGCCAAGCTCAAGAGCTGCGGCGTGAGCTTCCTCGATGCACCGACCGAAATGCTCCCGGCCGCGCTGCACTACCTGGGCAAGCCGAGCAACAGCACCAAGAAAGAAGACCTGAAGGCCGCCGAGGACCTGTTCCTGAGCATCCGTCCTTCGATCACCTACTTCCACTCCTCCAAGTACATCGGTGACCTGGCCAACGGCAACATCTGCCTGGCCGTCGGTTACTCGGGCGACCTGGAGCAGTCCAAGGCCCGCGCCCACGAAGCCGGCGACAAGGTCAAGCTGGACTACATCATTCCGAAGGAAGGCGCCGGTACCTTCTACGACATGGTCGCCATCCCCAAGGATGCCGAGCACAAGGAAGCCGCCTACAAGTTCATGGACTTCCTGCTGCAGCCTGAAGTCATGGCCGAGATCACCAATGCCGTGCGCTTCCCGAACGGCAACAAGGCGGCCACCGCTTTCGTCGACAAGGACATCACCAGCGACCCGAGCATCTACCCGCCGGCCGAAGTGAAGAAACAGCTGTACGCGATCGCCGCCCCCGAGGCTGCCGCCCAGCGTGTGATCACCCGCAGCTGGACCAAGATCAAGTCGGGCAAGTAA
- a CDS encoding polyamine ABC transporter substrate-binding protein: MSISVFRQALMAGAGLTLACSVQAAPTVHIYNWSDYVGPTTLADFQKETGIEPKYDVFDSNDTLEGKLLAGRSGYDVVVPTNHFLGKQIKAGAFQKLDRDLLPNYPNLDPALMKRLEKNDPGNQYAVPYLWGTNGIGYNVEKVKAALGVDKIDSWAVLFEPENMQKLSKCGVAFLDSADEMMPAVLNYMGLDPNSQNPEDYQKAEQKLQAVRPYVTYFHSSKYITDLANGDICVAAGFSGDVFQAKARAEEAHKGVKLAYAIPKEGGNLWFDVLAIPKDARNVKEAHAFINYLLKPEVIAQVSDYVGYANPNPKAGDLMDQAVRADAAVYPPQEVLDKMFVNAELPPKVQRLMTRSWTKVKSGK; the protein is encoded by the coding sequence TTGTCCATTTCTGTTTTTCGCCAGGCCTTGATGGCCGGAGCGGGCCTGACGCTGGCTTGCAGCGTCCAAGCGGCGCCCACGGTGCACATCTACAACTGGTCCGACTATGTCGGCCCCACCACGCTCGCCGATTTCCAGAAGGAAACCGGGATCGAGCCCAAGTACGACGTGTTCGACAGCAACGACACGCTGGAAGGCAAGTTGCTGGCCGGGCGCAGCGGCTACGACGTGGTCGTGCCGACCAACCATTTCCTCGGCAAGCAGATCAAGGCGGGCGCGTTCCAGAAGCTCGACCGTGACCTGCTGCCCAACTACCCGAACCTCGATCCGGCGCTGATGAAGCGCCTCGAGAAGAACGATCCGGGCAACCAGTACGCCGTCCCCTACCTGTGGGGCACCAATGGCATCGGCTACAACGTCGAGAAGGTCAAGGCGGCGCTGGGCGTCGACAAGATCGATTCCTGGGCGGTGCTGTTCGAGCCCGAGAACATGCAGAAACTCAGCAAATGCGGGGTGGCCTTCCTCGACTCGGCCGACGAGATGATGCCGGCGGTGCTCAACTACATGGGCCTGGACCCGAACAGCCAGAACCCCGAGGACTACCAGAAGGCCGAGCAGAAGCTGCAGGCGGTGCGTCCTTACGTGACCTATTTCCATTCCTCGAAGTACATCACCGACCTGGCCAACGGCGACATCTGCGTCGCCGCCGGTTTCTCCGGCGATGTATTCCAGGCCAAGGCCCGCGCCGAAGAGGCGCACAAGGGGGTCAAGCTGGCCTATGCGATTCCCAAGGAAGGCGGCAACCTCTGGTTCGATGTGCTGGCGATCCCCAAGGACGCCCGCAACGTCAAGGAGGCCCACGCCTTTATCAACTATTTGCTGAAGCCTGAGGTCATCGCCCAGGTCAGTGATTACGTCGGTTACGCCAACCCGAACCCCAAGGCTGGCGACCTGATGGACCAGGCCGTGAGGGCTGACGCCGCGGTTTACCCACCGCAGGAAGTGCTGGACAAGATGTTCGTCAATGCCGAGTTGCCACCCAAGGTGCAACGTTTGATGACCCGCAGCTGGACCAAGGTCAAGTCGGGCAAGTAA
- a CDS encoding REP-associated tyrosine transposase translates to MPVAQSHLLRRGRFSEPGRLYLLTSITHQRKPFFGDFHNARLVVQQLRRSDQEQACRSLAWVVMPDHLHWLVELKSVTLGTLMRRFKSRSSLELHKAGVRHHPIWQSGYQDHALRRVENVVHVARYIVANPLRAGLVSSVRDYPHWDAVWL, encoded by the coding sequence ATGCCTGTCGCTCAATCCCATCTGCTGCGTCGTGGCCGCTTTTCCGAGCCAGGGAGGCTCTACCTGCTGACCAGCATCACCCACCAACGCAAACCTTTCTTCGGGGATTTCCATAACGCGCGCCTGGTCGTACAGCAACTGCGTCGGTCAGATCAGGAACAAGCCTGCCGATCACTGGCTTGGGTGGTGATGCCGGATCATCTGCATTGGTTGGTCGAGTTGAAGTCGGTAACGCTTGGAACGCTGATGCGCAGGTTCAAGTCGCGCTCCAGTCTTGAATTACACAAGGCTGGTGTCAGGCATCATCCGATCTGGCAGAGCGGATATCAGGACCATGCATTGCGCCGGGTAGAGAATGTGGTCCATGTCGCCAGGTACATCGTTGCCAATCCGTTGCGGGCAGGACTGGTCAGCAGTGTCAGGGACTATCCGCATTGGGACGCGGTCTGGCTTTGA
- a CDS encoding aspartate aminotransferase family protein, which yields MSVNNPQTREWQALSGEHHLAPFSDYKQLKEKGPRIITKAQGVHLWDSEGHKILDGMAGLWCVAVGYGREELVQAAEKQMRELPYYNLFFQTAHPPALELAKAITEVAPKGMTHVFFTGSGSEGNDTVLRMVRHYWALKGKPSKQTIIGRVNGYHGSTVAGASLGGMSGMHEQGGLPIPGIVHIPQPYWFGEGGDMTPDEFGVWAAEQLEKKILEVGEDNVAAFIAEPIQGAGGVIIPPETYWPKIKEILAKYDILFVADEVICGFGRTGEWFGSDYYDLAPDLMTIAKGLTSGYIPMGGVIVRDSVAKVISEGGDFNHGFTYSGHPVAAAVGLENLRILRDEQIVEKARTEVAPYLQKRLRELQDHPLVGEVRGLGLLGAIELVKDKATRSRYEGKGVGMICRNFCFDNGLIMRAVGDTMIIAPPLVISRQEVDELVEKARKCLDLTYEAIK from the coding sequence ATGAGCGTCAACAACCCGCAAACCCGTGAATGGCAAGCCCTCAGCGGCGAGCACCACCTGGCTCCGTTCAGTGACTACAAGCAGCTGAAGGAGAAGGGGCCGCGCATCATCACCAAGGCCCAGGGTGTGCATTTGTGGGACAGCGAGGGGCACAAGATCCTCGACGGCATGGCCGGCCTGTGGTGCGTGGCGGTCGGTTACGGCCGTGAGGAACTGGTGCAGGCGGCAGAGAAGCAGATGCGCGAGCTGCCGTACTACAACCTGTTCTTCCAGACCGCCCACCCGCCAGCGTTGGAGCTGGCCAAGGCGATCACCGAGGTGGCGCCCAAGGGCATGACCCATGTGTTCTTCACCGGTTCCGGTTCCGAGGGCAACGACACCGTGCTGCGCATGGTCCGCCACTACTGGGCGCTCAAGGGCAAGCCGAGCAAGCAGACCATCATCGGCCGGGTCAACGGCTACCACGGCTCCACCGTGGCCGGCGCGAGCCTGGGCGGCATGAGCGGCATGCACGAGCAGGGCGGCCTGCCGATCCCGGGCATCGTGCACATCCCGCAACCGTACTGGTTCGGCGAGGGTGGCGACATGACTCCGGACGAGTTCGGCGTGTGGGCGGCCGAACAGCTGGAGAAGAAGATTCTCGAAGTCGGCGAGGACAACGTCGCCGCCTTCATCGCCGAGCCGATCCAGGGCGCCGGTGGGGTGATCATTCCGCCAGAGACCTACTGGCCGAAGATCAAGGAGATCCTGGCCAAGTACGACATCCTGTTCGTCGCCGACGAGGTGATCTGTGGCTTTGGCCGCACCGGCGAATGGTTCGGCTCGGACTACTACGACCTCGCCCCCGACCTGATGACCATCGCCAAGGGCCTGACCTCCGGTTACATCCCCATGGGCGGTGTGATCGTGCGTGACAGTGTGGCCAAGGTAATCAGCGAAGGTGGCGACTTCAACCACGGCTTTACTTACTCCGGCCACCCGGTGGCGGCGGCGGTGGGCCTGGAAAACCTGCGCATCCTGCGCGACGAGCAGATCGTCGAGAAGGCGCGCACGGAAGTGGCACCGTACTTGCAAAAACGTCTGCGTGAGCTGCAGGACCACCCGTTGGTGGGCGAGGTGCGCGGCCTGGGCCTGCTCGGCGCGATCGAGCTGGTCAAGGACAAGGCCACCCGCAGCCGTTACGAGGGCAAGGGCGTGGGCATGATCTGCCGCAACTTCTGCTTCGACAACGGCCTGATCATGCGCGCGGTGGGCGACACCATGATCATCGCGCCGCCGCTGGTGATCAGCCGCCAAGAGGTGGACGAACTGGTGGAAAAGGCGCGCAAGTGCCTGGATTTGACGTACGAAGCGATCAAATGA
- a CDS encoding ABC transporter permease subunit gives MPEGRHMVIGVPFIWLFLFFMLPFFIVLKISFAEADVAIPPYTEIYTYLEGKVQLVLNLANYGLLTEDELYIAAYLGSLKVAFFSTLLCLLIGYPMAYAISKAKKESQTVLLLLIMMPTWTAILIRVYAWMGILSNNGLLNSFLMWLGLIDQPLQILNTNLAVYIGVVYSYLPFMILPLYANLVKHDESLLEAASDLGSSTFNSFWKITVPLSKNGIIAGCMLVFIPVVGEFVIPELLGGPETLMIGKVLWQEFFNNRDWPVASALAVVMLAILIVPILLFNRSQAKEMEGRA, from the coding sequence ATCCCCGAAGGACGGCACATGGTGATCGGCGTGCCGTTCATCTGGCTGTTCCTGTTCTTCATGCTGCCGTTCTTCATCGTCCTGAAGATCAGCTTTGCCGAAGCCGACGTGGCGATTCCGCCGTACACCGAGATCTACACCTATCTCGAAGGCAAGGTCCAGCTGGTGCTGAACCTGGCCAACTACGGCCTGCTCACCGAGGATGAACTGTACATCGCGGCCTACCTTGGCTCGTTGAAAGTGGCCTTCTTCAGCACCTTGCTCTGCCTGCTGATCGGCTACCCGATGGCCTATGCCATCTCCAAGGCCAAGAAGGAGTCGCAGACCGTCCTGCTGCTGCTGATCATGATGCCGACCTGGACCGCGATCCTGATCCGCGTCTATGCCTGGATGGGCATCCTCAGCAACAACGGCCTGCTCAACAGCTTCCTGATGTGGCTGGGGCTGATCGACCAGCCGTTGCAGATCCTCAACACCAACCTGGCGGTGTACATCGGCGTGGTCTATTCGTACCTGCCGTTCATGATCCTGCCGCTGTACGCCAACCTGGTGAAGCACGACGAGAGCCTGCTCGAGGCCGCTTCGGACCTGGGTTCGAGCACCTTCAACAGCTTCTGGAAGATCACCGTGCCGCTGTCGAAGAACGGCATCATCGCCGGCTGCATGCTGGTGTTCATCCCGGTGGTGGGCGAGTTCGTCATCCCTGAGCTGCTCGGCGGCCCGGAAACCCTGATGATCGGTAAGGTGCTGTGGCAGGAGTTCTTCAACAACCGCGACTGGCCGGTGGCGTCCGCCCTGGCGGTGGTGATGCTGGCGATCCTGATCGTGCCGATCCTGCTGTTCAACCGTAGTCAGGCCAAAGAGATGGAGGGCCGCGCATGA
- the potA gene encoding polyamine ABC transporter ATP-binding protein — translation MAVASGAYKKALEGGQQPKQVLVKIDRVTKKFDETVAVDDVSLEIRKGEIFALLGGSGSGKSTLLRMLAGFERPTEGRIFLDGVDITDMPPYERPINMMFQSYALFPHMTVAQNIAFGLQQDKMPKAEIEARVAEMLKLVHMTQYAKRKPHQLSGGQRQRVALARSLAKRPKLLLLDEPMGALDKKLRSQMQLELVEIIERVGVTCVMVTHDQEEAMTMAQRIAIMHLGWIAQIGSPIDVYETPTSRLVCEFIGNVNLFEGEVVDDAEGHAIIASPELERKIYVGHGVTTSVEDKHITYALRPEKLLVTTEQPTCEHNWSRGKVHDIAYLGGHSVFYVELPGGKIVQSFVANAERQGTRPTWDDEVYVWWEDDSGVVLRS, via the coding sequence ATGGCAGTTGCCTCCGGTGCCTATAAGAAAGCCCTCGAGGGTGGCCAGCAACCCAAGCAGGTGCTGGTCAAGATCGACCGGGTCACGAAAAAGTTCGACGAAACGGTAGCCGTGGACGATGTGTCCCTGGAAATCCGCAAGGGCGAGATCTTCGCCCTGCTGGGCGGCTCCGGTTCCGGCAAGTCCACCTTGCTGCGCATGCTGGCCGGTTTCGAGCGTCCGACCGAAGGGCGGATCTTCCTCGATGGCGTCGACATCACCGACATGCCGCCCTACGAGCGGCCGATCAACATGATGTTCCAGTCCTACGCGCTGTTCCCGCACATGACCGTGGCGCAGAACATCGCCTTCGGCCTGCAGCAGGACAAGATGCCCAAGGCCGAGATCGAAGCCCGCGTGGCCGAGATGCTCAAGCTGGTGCACATGACCCAGTACGCCAAGCGCAAGCCGCACCAGCTGTCCGGTGGCCAGCGCCAGCGCGTGGCCCTGGCCCGCTCGCTGGCCAAGCGCCCGAAGCTGCTGCTGCTCGACGAGCCAATGGGCGCGCTGGACAAGAAGCTGCGCTCGCAGATGCAGCTGGAGCTGGTGGAGATCATCGAGCGCGTGGGCGTGACCTGCGTGATGGTGACCCACGACCAGGAAGAGGCCATGACCATGGCCCAGCGCATCGCCATCATGCACCTGGGCTGGATCGCCCAGATCGGCAGCCCGATCGACGTCTACGAGACCCCGACCAGCCGCCTGGTCTGCGAGTTCATCGGCAACGTCAACCTGTTCGAAGGTGAAGTGGTCGACGACGCCGAAGGCCACGCGATCATTGCCAGCCCGGAACTGGAGCGCAAGATCTACGTCGGCCACGGCGTCACCACCTCGGTCGAGGACAAGCACATCACCTACGCCCTGCGCCCGGAGAAGCTGCTGGTCACCACCGAGCAGCCGACCTGCGAGCACAACTGGTCGCGCGGCAAGGTCCACGACATCGCCTACCTTGGTGGTCATTCGGTGTTCTACGTCGAGCTGCCCGGCGGCAAGATCGTCCAGTCGTTCGTCGCCAACGCCGAGCGTCAGGGCACTCGGCCGACCTGGGATGACGAAGTCTACGTGTGGTGGGAAGACGACAGTGGCGTGGTACTGCGCTCATGA
- a CDS encoding efflux RND transporter periplasmic adaptor subunit: MNRLMIVLPVALLLSACGSDKEQAEPVRPVLSTLVEPQVQAQLGRFAGSIQARFESTLGFRVSGRIARRWLDVGAQVKPGDTLATLDPTDQQNQLRAAEGDLAKVQAQWINAQADARRQQQLYDRGVGAQAQLDIAQTNLKTTGAALEQARSAVSQARDQLDYSTLRTDHAAVVTAWQAEAGQTVSAGQAVVTLARPDVKEAVIDLPTYLAEQLSKDLTFTVALQLEPSISTTATLRELEPQADATTRTRRARLTLVSTPDTFHLGTAVSVTLSSAVSPRSELPRSALLERDGKTQVWVVDPQQKTVATRDVQLLERDPQRIVLASGVQPGERVVTAGVNILKPGQKVTFDEDAR; encoded by the coding sequence ATGAACCGCCTGATGATCGTGTTGCCGGTTGCGCTGCTGCTGAGCGCCTGCGGCAGTGACAAGGAGCAGGCCGAGCCGGTCCGGCCAGTGCTCTCCACCCTGGTCGAGCCCCAGGTGCAGGCACAACTGGGGCGCTTTGCCGGGAGCATCCAGGCGCGCTTCGAGAGCACCCTGGGCTTTCGCGTCTCGGGGCGCATCGCCCGGCGCTGGCTCGATGTCGGTGCCCAGGTGAAACCCGGCGATACCCTCGCCACCCTTGACCCGACCGACCAGCAGAACCAGTTGCGCGCCGCCGAGGGCGACTTGGCCAAGGTGCAGGCACAGTGGATCAACGCCCAGGCGGATGCCCGCCGCCAGCAGCAGCTGTACGACCGCGGCGTGGGCGCCCAGGCCCAGCTGGATATCGCCCAGACCAACCTGAAGACCACCGGCGCCGCCCTGGAGCAGGCGCGTTCGGCGGTCAGCCAGGCCCGTGACCAGCTCGACTACAGCACACTGCGTACCGACCACGCGGCCGTGGTCACCGCCTGGCAGGCCGAGGCCGGGCAGACCGTCAGTGCCGGCCAGGCCGTAGTCACCCTGGCCCGCCCGGACGTGAAGGAGGCGGTGATCGACCTGCCCACCTATCTGGCCGAGCAATTGAGCAAGGACCTGACCTTCACCGTCGCCCTGCAACTGGAGCCGAGCATCAGCACCACCGCCACCCTGCGCGAGCTTGAGCCCCAGGCCGACGCCACCACCCGCACCCGGCGCGCCCGGTTGACCCTGGTCAGCACCCCGGACACCTTCCACCTCGGCACCGCCGTCAGCGTGACCCTGAGCTCGGCGGTCAGCCCGCGCAGCGAGTTGCCGCGCAGCGCCCTGCTCGAACGGGACGGCAAGACCCAGGTGTGGGTGGTCGACCCGCAGCAGAAGACAGTCGCCACCCGTGATGTGCAACTGCTCGAGCGCGACCCGCAGCGCATCGTGCTGGCCAGTGGCGTGCAGCCCGGCGAGCGCGTGGTCACCGCAGGCGTCAACATCCTCAAGCCCGGCCAGAAGGTCACCTTCGACGAGGACGCACGATGA
- a CDS encoding efflux RND transporter periplasmic adaptor subunit produces MTLTRPSSVVCLGLLFMLSGCGKEEVVQVLPRVVVQQVQPTDFAARVTLTGDVQARVQTDLSFRVGGKIIARSVDVGDHVKANQVLARLDPKDLQNNVDSAKAEVFAEQARVTQTSAAFVRQQKLLPKGYTSQSEYDSAEAALRSSQSALKAAQAQLANANEQLGYTALVSEADGVITARQAEVGQVVQATMPIFSLAVDGDRDAVFNVYESLLVGGPSDEGVTVSLLDDPQIQAKGRVREITPTVSAQSGTVQVKVALRDVPAGMQLGSPVTAATNAQGRPSIELPWAALTKALHEPAVWVVGEGDKVELRKVRVGRYLTGKIVIADGVKGGETVVVGGAQLLHPGMQVQKIDVRDAGGAQ; encoded by the coding sequence ATGACGTTGACACGTCCATCGTCGGTCGTTTGCCTGGGGCTGCTGTTCATGCTTTCGGGTTGTGGCAAGGAGGAGGTCGTCCAGGTGTTGCCCCGGGTCGTGGTGCAACAGGTGCAGCCCACCGACTTCGCCGCCCGGGTCACCCTGACCGGGGACGTGCAGGCACGGGTGCAGACCGACCTGTCGTTCCGCGTGGGCGGCAAGATCATCGCCCGCAGCGTCGATGTCGGCGACCACGTCAAGGCCAACCAGGTGCTGGCGCGCCTGGACCCGAAAGACCTGCAGAACAACGTCGACTCGGCCAAGGCCGAGGTGTTCGCCGAACAGGCCCGGGTCACCCAGACCAGCGCCGCGTTCGTGCGCCAGCAGAAGCTCCTGCCCAAGGGCTACACCAGCCAGAGCGAGTACGATTCCGCCGAAGCGGCGCTGCGCAGCAGCCAGAGCGCGCTCAAGGCCGCTCAGGCACAACTGGCCAACGCCAACGAACAGTTGGGCTACACGGCCCTGGTGTCGGAAGCCGACGGAGTGATCACCGCGCGCCAGGCCGAGGTCGGCCAAGTGGTGCAGGCAACCATGCCGATCTTCAGCCTGGCCGTGGACGGCGACCGTGACGCGGTGTTCAACGTGTATGAGTCCTTGCTGGTGGGCGGGCCCAGCGATGAGGGGGTGACGGTCAGCCTGCTCGACGATCCGCAGATCCAGGCCAAGGGCCGGGTGCGTGAAATCACCCCGACCGTCTCGGCGCAGAGCGGCACGGTACAGGTCAAGGTGGCCCTGCGCGATGTGCCCGCGGGCATGCAGCTTGGTTCGCCGGTCACCGCCGCGACCAATGCCCAGGGCCGGCCCAGCATCGAGCTGCCATGGGCGGCGCTGACCAAGGCGCTGCACGAGCCGGCGGTGTGGGTGGTGGGCGAGGGCGACAAGGTCGAACTGCGCAAGGTCCGGGTGGGGCGTTACCTCACCGGCAAGATAGTGATCGCCGATGGGGTGAAGGGCGGCGAGACCGTGGTGGTCGGCGGCGCTCAATTGCTGCACCCGGGCATGCAGGTGCAGAAGATCGACGTCCGGGATGCCGGAGGTGCGCAATGA